Proteins encoded within one genomic window of Haloplanus vescus:
- the nuoK gene encoding NADH-quinone oxidoreductase subunit NuoK has translation MVPVQWYLLLAAAVFCIGLFGILTRKNALLFLMSVELMLNAANINLVAFSAYWGNVTGQTFSLFTMALAAAEVAVGIGIILVLYRNFEDVDVTAATEMRW, from the coding sequence ATGGTGCCCGTTCAGTGGTACCTGCTGCTCGCCGCCGCGGTGTTCTGCATCGGCCTGTTCGGCATCCTGACCCGGAAGAACGCACTCCTGTTCCTGATGTCGGTCGAGCTCATGTTGAACGCAGCCAATATCAACCTCGTCGCCTTCTCGGCGTACTGGGGCAACGTGACGGGGCAGACGTTCAGTCTGTTCACGATGGCGCTCGCCGCCGCGGAAGTCGCGGTCGGTATCGGCATCATCCTCGTCCTGTATCGCAACTTCGAAGACGTGGACGTGACCGCTGCAACGGAGATGAGGTGGTAA